The genomic segment ACTTTACTTTCTATTTTTTGTCTGTTTCCTGTTTCCCATTTTAACTTATTCTCTTCCTCCGGAAGAGGAGGAAGAGGTGTCAGAAGATACCCTTTCTTCAATACTTTATCTTGACAGTCTTGAAAATAGCTTTCAATACCAGACTGGTCTGGTGAAAATCAGGGATTACGCTACGATAAAAGTCCCGGCGGGTTTTAAATTTCTCAATGCAGAGCAGAGCATTTATGTCTTACATTCTTTATGGGGTAATCCGGAGGACCCTAACATTCTGGGATTACTTTTTCCGGAAGATATGGGCCCATTGCACCCGGATAGCTGGGCAATATCTATTGAATATTCTGAAGAGGGCCACATAGATGATGATGATGCCGAGGATATTGACTATGATGAGCTTTTGGCTGAAATGAAGAAAGACGCAGAAGCTGCAAATCCTACCCGTATTCAAGAAGGCTATGAACCAGTGCATTTGATTGGTTGGGCAGCGAAACCTTATTATGATGCAGAAAATAAAAAACTTCATTGGGCAAAAGAAATCCAGTTTGGAGACAGTGCTACCGGGGCTAACACGCTGAATTATAATATCAGGATATTAGGAAGAAAAGGATATCTCATGCTTAATGCAATTGGAGGTATGTCTCAACTTGGAGCTATTAATAAAGATATCGGTAATGTACTTGCAAGTGTTGAGTTTTCTGAAGGATATAGATATTCTGATTTTAATCCGGAAGTCGACAAAGTGGCAGCTTATGGAATTGGAGGGCTGGTTGCAGGAAAAGTATTGGCTAAAGTCGGTTTCTTCGGAATTCTGGCGAAGTTTGGAAAGGTTATTATTCTTGGTCTCGGAGCGGCATTAACTTTTATCTGGAAGTTCTTTACAGGAAAAAGGAAAAGTAAAGAAGAAGTGCAATCGGAAAATCATGAACAACCCGGTATATCGTAAGAAAATTATTGTTAAATATTGAGAAGGAGTAAGTGAGAGAATGAAGTTCTGATAATTT from the Sporocytophaga myxococcoides genome contains:
- a CDS encoding DUF2167 domain-containing protein; the protein is MRKLYFLFFVCFLFPILTYSLPPEEEEEVSEDTLSSILYLDSLENSFQYQTGLVKIRDYATIKVPAGFKFLNAEQSIYVLHSLWGNPEDPNILGLLFPEDMGPLHPDSWAISIEYSEEGHIDDDDAEDIDYDELLAEMKKDAEAANPTRIQEGYEPVHLIGWAAKPYYDAENKKLHWAKEIQFGDSATGANTLNYNIRILGRKGYLMLNAIGGMSQLGAINKDIGNVLASVEFSEGYRYSDFNPEVDKVAAYGIGGLVAGKVLAKVGFFGILAKFGKVIILGLGAALTFIWKFFTGKRKSKEEVQSENHEQPGIS